The Pseudomonas sp. DG56-2 genome contains a region encoding:
- a CDS encoding dipeptidase has protein sequence MTRPRWQHTLRFGLPVLLALGASASWWAWDQGYRDNPGYSFAVIRQANDMHERLLTFDGHISVPLTLGSAHNPLDGDSQGQFDLPKLQRGGLSAAALTVFGWPPIWQGEGAPHRPSPHFVAQARAQQESSYRIINNMARDFPEQAAIAYSPDDVRRLQGEGKFAIFISMLNAYPLGTSLDQLDFWAARGLRMFGFNYVGNNAWADSSRPMPFFHDTANALGGLSTLGQQAVRRLNDLGVIIDVSQMSSQALRQVSALSRAPLVASHSGPRALVDIPRNLDDDEMRLIAASGGVVMIPTYGDYLRPISQASRAQIEQLRQRFELPPLPNQAWALMPGDPAIATWPEQRFGEYAKALYAILAEEPKATLNDFGNAIDHAVKTIGIEHVGISSDFNDGGGLEGFEDVSQIRNVTAELLSRGYSEADIGKLWGGNFLRAWAQVQHSSKTLSAR, from the coding sequence ATGACTCGACCACGTTGGCAGCACACCTTGCGTTTCGGCCTGCCGGTGCTCCTCGCGCTCGGTGCCAGCGCAAGCTGGTGGGCCTGGGACCAGGGCTATCGGGACAACCCCGGCTACAGTTTCGCGGTCATCCGCCAGGCCAACGATATGCACGAACGTCTGCTGACCTTCGATGGGCATATCAGCGTGCCGCTGACACTGGGCTCGGCACACAATCCACTGGATGGCGACAGCCAGGGCCAGTTCGATTTACCCAAGCTGCAGCGTGGTGGCCTGTCCGCGGCGGCGCTTACGGTGTTTGGCTGGCCGCCGATCTGGCAAGGCGAAGGTGCGCCGCATCGCCCCAGCCCCCACTTCGTTGCCCAGGCACGCGCGCAACAGGAATCCAGCTACCGCATCATCAACAACATGGCGCGCGACTTTCCCGAGCAGGCGGCTATCGCCTACTCACCGGACGACGTTCGCAGGCTGCAAGGCGAAGGTAAGTTCGCGATATTCATCAGCATGCTCAATGCCTATCCGCTGGGCACCAGCCTCGATCAGCTGGATTTCTGGGCGGCCCGCGGCCTGCGCATGTTCGGCTTCAACTACGTGGGCAACAACGCCTGGGCTGACTCTTCGCGACCCATGCCGTTCTTCCACGACACCGCCAACGCCCTGGGCGGCCTTTCAACGCTCGGCCAGCAGGCGGTACGCAGGCTCAACGACCTGGGCGTGATCATTGATGTGTCGCAGATGTCCAGCCAGGCCCTGCGCCAGGTCAGCGCCCTGAGCCGCGCGCCGTTGGTGGCCTCGCACTCCGGCCCACGGGCGCTGGTGGATATCCCGCGCAACCTGGACGACGACGAAATGCGCCTGATCGCGGCCAGTGGTGGCGTGGTCATGATCCCCACCTACGGTGACTATTTACGCCCGATCAGTCAGGCGAGCCGAGCGCAGATCGAACAATTGCGCCAACGTTTCGAGCTGCCGCCGCTGCCAAACCAGGCCTGGGCATTGATGCCGGGTGACCCGGCGATCGCCACCTGGCCAGAACAGCGCTTTGGCGAATATGCAAAAGCGCTGTACGCCATTCTCGCCGAGGAGCCGAAGGCCACCTTGAACGACTTCGGCAATGCTATCGATCATGCAGTGAAGACCATCGGTATCGAGCATGTCGGCATCAGCTCCGACTTCAACGACGGCGGTGGCCTCGAAGGTTTCGAGGATGTCAGCCAGATCCGCAACGTCACCGCCGAACTGCTGTCTCGCGGCTACTCCGAAGCCGATATCGGCAAGCTCTGGGGCGGCAACTTCCTCAGGGCCTGGGCGCAGGTCCAGCACTCCTCAAAAACCCT
- a CDS encoding lysine N(6)-hydroxylase/L-ornithine N(5)-oxygenase family protein gives MTQAIESAVVHDLIGIGFGPSNLALAIALEERGQIQGPLDTLFLDKQADYRWHGNTLVSQSELQISFLKDLVTLRNPTSPYSFVNYLKQHGRLVDFINLGTFYPCRMEFNDYLRWVASHFEAHSRYGEEVLRVEPVLNNQLVEALRVISRDAQGVEFARTTRSLVLSPGGTPRIPAIFETLKRDARVFHHSQYLARMAKQPCVDGKPMRIAIVGGGQSAAEAFIDLNDSYPSAQVDLIIRGSALKPADDSPFVNEVFSPEFTDLVFQQPASERERLINEYHNTNYSVVDLDLIERIYAIFYRQKVSGVARHAFHTLTTLQQARATEQGVELVMRNNATGETRMQGYDAVVLATGYERQMHRQLLAPLDDYLHDYEVDRSYRLLTDERCKASLYMQGFSQASHGLSDTLLSVLPIRADEIAASLYEHDKSRGQVRDAKVSLLATAS, from the coding sequence ATGACTCAGGCAATTGAATCGGCCGTCGTACATGACTTGATCGGCATCGGCTTCGGCCCCTCGAACCTGGCCCTGGCCATCGCCCTGGAAGAGCGCGGACAAATCCAGGGCCCGCTCGATACCTTGTTTCTCGACAAACAGGCCGACTACCGTTGGCACGGCAATACGCTGGTAAGCCAGAGTGAGCTGCAGATATCCTTTCTCAAGGATCTGGTAACCCTGCGCAATCCAACCAGCCCGTACTCGTTTGTGAACTACCTCAAGCAGCACGGCCGTTTGGTCGACTTCATCAACCTGGGCACGTTTTATCCCTGCCGTATGGAGTTCAATGATTACCTGCGTTGGGTGGCGTCGCATTTCGAGGCGCACAGTCGCTATGGCGAAGAGGTGTTGCGGGTTGAGCCGGTGCTGAACAATCAACTGGTCGAGGCATTGCGGGTCATATCCCGGGATGCGCAGGGTGTGGAGTTCGCACGAACGACGCGCTCACTGGTGCTCAGTCCTGGGGGCACGCCGCGTATCCCAGCGATTTTCGAAACACTCAAACGTGATGCGCGGGTGTTCCATCACTCCCAGTACCTGGCGCGTATGGCCAAGCAGCCATGCGTTGACGGCAAGCCGATGCGAATCGCGATTGTCGGTGGCGGCCAGAGTGCTGCTGAGGCCTTTATCGACCTCAATGACAGCTACCCGTCGGCGCAGGTGGATTTGATCATTCGTGGCTCGGCACTCAAGCCTGCCGACGACAGCCCATTCGTCAACGAAGTGTTTTCTCCGGAGTTCACCGACCTGGTGTTCCAGCAGCCGGCCAGCGAGCGCGAGCGTTTGATCAATGAGTATCACAACACCAACTATTCGGTAGTTGACCTGGACCTGATCGAGCGTATCTACGCGATCTTCTATCGGCAGAAAGTCTCCGGTGTGGCTCGTCACGCATTCCATACCCTGACCACGCTGCAGCAGGCCAGAGCCACCGAGCAAGGCGTTGAACTTGTGATGCGCAACAACGCTACCGGCGAAACCCGCATGCAAGGCTATGACGCCGTGGTGTTGGCCACCGGTTACGAGCGTCAGATGCATCGCCAGTTGCTGGCGCCGCTAGACGATTATCTGCATGACTACGAAGTCGATCGCAGCTACCGCTTGCTGACCGACGAGCGTTGCAAGGCCAGCCTGTACATGCAGGGCTTCAGTCAGGCCAGTCACGGGTTGAGCGATACCTTGCTGTCGGTACTGCCGATCCGCGCCGACGAGATTGCCGCCTCACTGTATGAGCACGACAAGTCGCGTGGGCAGGTGCGTGACGCGAAGGTGTCGCTGTTGGCCACGGCCAGCTAA
- the pvdM gene encoding pyoverdine-tailoring dipeptidase-like protein PvdM has protein sequence MTQSRTRKALYIGLPLALAVSAAVAGYLYTREDPGYPRAIVEQASALHEHMLSFDSHITVPLSMGSAGHEFDADGTAQLDLVKIGKGRLSGAALTVFGWPELWNGPNAPHRPTPGFVDEARHQQEVRYTIISNMVRDFPNQVGIAYTPEDFRRLNREGKFAIFISMLNAYPLGHDLSQLDLWTARGMRMFGFSYTGNNDWADSSRPLPFFNDTADALGGLSPLGEQAVKRLNALGVIIDVSQMSTLALEDVARLSRTPMVASHSAPRALVDIPRNLSDKEMQLIKNSGGVIQVVAFGTYLKPLSKPTLDKLEALRARFDLQPLQGLANALMPGDAIIAIWPQARFGEYAASLYGILEEEPKANLKHLVDAIDYTVKKVGIDHVGISSDFNDGGGVDGFQDVSEIRNVTAELLTRGYSEADIGKLWGGNFLRVWDQVQKAADPVASVTP, from the coding sequence ATGACTCAGTCCCGCACCCGAAAAGCGTTGTACATCGGCCTGCCCCTGGCCCTGGCAGTGTCCGCAGCTGTAGCAGGTTACCTATACACCAGAGAAGACCCAGGCTACCCACGCGCTATCGTCGAGCAAGCTAGCGCCCTGCATGAACACATGTTGTCGTTCGACAGCCATATCACCGTGCCGTTGAGCATGGGCAGTGCCGGCCACGAATTCGACGCCGACGGTACCGCTCAGCTGGATCTGGTCAAGATCGGCAAGGGCCGCTTGTCTGGCGCCGCCCTGACCGTGTTCGGCTGGCCGGAGCTGTGGAACGGCCCGAATGCGCCGCACCGCCCTACGCCAGGCTTTGTCGATGAAGCCCGGCATCAGCAGGAGGTGCGCTACACAATCATCAGCAATATGGTTCGCGACTTTCCCAACCAGGTGGGTATTGCCTACACCCCTGAGGACTTCCGGCGCCTCAACCGTGAAGGCAAGTTCGCCATTTTCATCAGCATGCTCAACGCCTATCCGCTGGGCCACGACCTGTCGCAACTGGACCTGTGGACCGCCCGCGGCATGCGCATGTTCGGTTTCAGCTACACCGGCAACAACGATTGGGCGGATTCCTCGCGGCCGTTACCATTTTTCAACGACACCGCCGACGCCCTCGGTGGCCTGTCACCGCTCGGCGAGCAGGCGGTCAAACGCCTCAACGCACTGGGCGTAATTATCGATGTCTCGCAGATGTCGACCCTGGCCTTGGAAGATGTCGCCCGCCTGAGCCGCACACCCATGGTTGCCTCACATTCGGCGCCACGGGCATTGGTAGACATCCCGCGCAACCTCAGCGACAAGGAAATGCAACTGATCAAAAACAGCGGCGGGGTTATCCAGGTGGTCGCGTTTGGCACCTACCTAAAACCGCTGAGCAAACCCACCCTGGACAAGCTTGAAGCGTTGCGCGCACGCTTTGACCTGCAACCCTTGCAAGGCCTGGCCAATGCCTTGATGCCAGGGGATGCGATCATTGCCATCTGGCCGCAAGCGCGCTTTGGCGAGTATGCCGCAAGCCTCTACGGCATCCTTGAAGAGGAGCCCAAGGCCAACCTCAAGCACCTCGTCGACGCCATCGACTACACGGTGAAGAAAGTCGGCATAGATCACGTTGGCATCAGTTCAGACTTCAATGACGGTGGCGGTGTCGACGGTTTTCAGGATGTCAGCGAGATCCGCAACGTCACTGCCGAATTACTGACACGCGGTTACTCGGAGGCCGATATCGGCAAGCTGTGGGGCGGCAACTTCCTGCGTGTATGGGATCAGGTGCAAAAAGCCGCAGACCCGGTTGCCAGCGTCACACCTTGA
- the pbpG gene encoding D-alanyl-D-alanine endopeptidase — translation MKTSLSILSLLLLLTSTATVPTATAAQPPAQVQRDPAKLHLASGAALLIDLQTNKVLYANNADRVVPIASVTKLMTGMVVLDAKQNMDEMLTMTIAQNKEMKGVYSRVRLGSQLSRRETLLITLMSSENRAASTLAHNYPGGYNAFIKAMNAKAKALGMAHTRYVEPTGLSTSNVSTARDLGKLLLAARNYPMLSQLSTTREKTVAFRKPNYTLGFRNTDHLVNKSNWDIDLTKTGFTNDAGHCLVLLTKMDNRPVAMVILDAFGKYTHFADASRMRQWLETGSTKPAPAVAMRYKSERSQNRPQVD, via the coding sequence GTGAAAACCTCCCTTTCGATTCTAAGCCTGCTGCTGTTGCTCACCAGTACCGCGACTGTCCCAACGGCCACTGCTGCGCAACCCCCTGCCCAAGTGCAACGCGATCCTGCTAAGTTGCACCTGGCCTCTGGCGCTGCCTTGTTGATCGATTTGCAGACCAACAAGGTGCTTTACGCCAACAATGCCGACCGGGTGGTTCCTATCGCCTCGGTGACCAAGCTGATGACCGGCATGGTGGTGCTCGACGCCAAGCAGAACATGGATGAAATGCTCACCATGACCATCGCCCAGAACAAGGAAATGAAAGGAGTGTATTCACGGGTACGCCTGGGCAGCCAGCTCAGTCGCCGGGAAACGCTACTGATTACCTTGATGTCTTCGGAAAACCGTGCGGCCTCGACGCTGGCGCACAATTATCCAGGCGGCTACAACGCATTCATCAAGGCGATGAACGCCAAGGCCAAGGCCTTGGGCATGGCCCACACCCGTTATGTCGAACCCACAGGCTTGTCGACCAGCAACGTCTCCACCGCTCGTGACCTGGGCAAGTTGCTGCTGGCAGCGCGCAATTATCCGATGCTCAGCCAATTGAGCACCACCCGCGAGAAAACCGTGGCGTTCCGCAAGCCTAATTACACATTAGGCTTTCGCAACACCGACCACCTGGTCAACAAGAGCAACTGGGACATCGACCTGACCAAAACCGGTTTCACCAACGATGCCGGACACTGCCTGGTGTTGTTGACGAAGATGGATAACCGCCCGGTGGCCATGGTTATTCTCGATGCATTCGGCAAGTACACCCACTTCGCCGACGCCAGCCGCATGCGCCAGTGGCTGGAAACCGGCAGCACCAAACCTGCACCTGCCGTGGCCATGCGCTACAAGTCCGAGCGCAGCCAGAACCGTCCACAGGTTGACTGA
- a CDS encoding HNH endonuclease signature motif containing protein has product MKLPPVKTELLERALKQFDGSFRGLPEWKGWMNNQAHRYAISANNQMYPAKKIVSLATGISVGHFSGGQPTNSYLKRHGFTIVDLPRSSKPELRFVVGQVYDRQTEIHDLFGGSRQSGISPSAQAPAIFLFTGDSGEQYGYTDSTDDNGVVSYTGEGQTGDMTLTRGNLAILQHAEAGRALHLFKSLGKGVGQEYIGEFTGASYEWRTGLDKRGQERQIVVFNLVQTETVAHRKDFEVQEDEMFVPPPTLEEARALAFAAAGTGGPGVKAAAMRTIYRRSKVIANYVIRRSGGNCESCQQPAPFMKKDGSPYLEPHHVNRVSDGGPDHPMYIGAICPSCHREIHHGLDGESKNEALKAYVKAVESHKISC; this is encoded by the coding sequence TTGAAACTCCCACCCGTCAAAACAGAATTGCTGGAGCGCGCACTGAAGCAGTTCGACGGCAGTTTCCGAGGCCTGCCCGAGTGGAAAGGATGGATGAATAACCAGGCTCATCGCTATGCAATCAGCGCCAATAACCAGATGTATCCTGCGAAGAAAATTGTATCGCTGGCGACCGGCATATCCGTAGGCCACTTCTCTGGAGGGCAGCCAACAAACAGCTACCTGAAGCGACACGGGTTTACGATCGTTGATCTCCCCCGATCGTCAAAGCCGGAGCTACGATTTGTAGTTGGTCAGGTTTACGACCGTCAGACCGAGATCCACGACTTGTTCGGAGGTAGCCGGCAGAGCGGCATTTCTCCATCTGCTCAAGCACCAGCAATTTTCCTGTTCACTGGAGACTCTGGTGAACAATATGGATACACAGATTCAACTGATGATAATGGAGTTGTCAGCTACACCGGTGAAGGCCAGACCGGTGATATGACTTTGACAAGAGGCAACCTAGCCATCCTCCAACACGCTGAGGCAGGGAGAGCTCTTCATTTATTTAAATCGCTTGGAAAGGGCGTTGGCCAGGAGTACATAGGCGAATTTACAGGTGCTAGCTATGAGTGGCGCACTGGACTCGATAAACGTGGTCAAGAGCGCCAGATTGTTGTGTTCAACCTGGTGCAAACGGAAACAGTAGCCCATCGAAAAGATTTCGAGGTTCAGGAAGATGAAATGTTCGTGCCGCCCCCGACGCTCGAAGAAGCACGAGCTCTTGCATTCGCAGCGGCTGGAACTGGCGGGCCAGGAGTTAAAGCCGCTGCAATGCGTACGATCTACCGTCGTAGCAAAGTAATCGCAAACTATGTCATCCGTAGATCAGGTGGTAACTGCGAAAGCTGCCAGCAACCGGCACCTTTTATGAAGAAAGATGGATCACCCTACCTTGAGCCGCATCACGTGAATCGAGTATCCGACGGTGGCCCGGACCACCCAATGTATATAGGTGCGATCTGCCCGTCTTGCCATCGAGAAATTCACCATGGGCTTGATGGAGAATCAAAAAATGAAGCCCTAAAAGCCTATGTAAAGGCTGTTGAATCTCACAAGATAAGCTGTTGA
- a CDS encoding DUF2199 domain-containing protein yields MAAIFAYRCECCNEVHEGSPSFGFAAPAYYQWLTDEQKASCGWITDDLCTVTLEGRTDFFIRSVLEIPIHGISEPFIWGVWVSVSEKSYGRYVETRTAPADGDGFFGWLANDIPCYPPGGPFAVNVYLQPEGLRPIVELQQGGSEDHPLLTDQVRGIAPAKAQEIAELLLHPT; encoded by the coding sequence ATGGCTGCGATTTTTGCCTACCGGTGTGAGTGTTGCAACGAGGTACATGAAGGATCTCCCTCATTTGGTTTCGCTGCACCTGCGTATTATCAGTGGTTGACGGATGAGCAAAAGGCGTCGTGTGGCTGGATCACTGATGATCTGTGCACAGTTACGTTGGAGGGACGCACGGACTTCTTCATCCGTTCAGTTCTGGAAATTCCGATTCACGGGATCAGCGAACCCTTTATCTGGGGTGTTTGGGTATCTGTTTCTGAAAAAAGCTATGGCCGTTATGTAGAGACCCGCACTGCTCCAGCAGATGGCGATGGCTTTTTCGGATGGTTGGCCAACGACATCCCATGTTACCCCCCGGGCGGCCCCTTTGCCGTCAATGTGTATTTGCAGCCCGAAGGGCTTCGTCCGATAGTCGAGTTGCAACAGGGAGGAAGTGAAGATCATCCTTTGTTGACAGATCAGGTCCGAGGGATCGCGCCGGCGAAGGCTCAGGAAATCGCTGAGTTACTGCTTCACCCAACTTGA
- a CDS encoding GrpB family protein, with protein MISPKEIMDNYVIDPQDSYFVNGVPPIENVAVVAYEPSWPEIYSTLESEIKNKLGSNLLKIDHVGSTAVPGLAAKPVIDIDLTVADAADEKTYVLALESLGYRLIVREPRFHGHRLFHYDNPRVNLHVFTRDTPETARHLLFRDWLRQSEKDCKIYADAKFEAIKDCSLDIQK; from the coding sequence ATGATTAGTCCAAAAGAAATAATGGATAACTATGTCATCGATCCTCAGGACAGCTATTTTGTTAATGGCGTACCGCCCATTGAGAATGTAGCGGTCGTTGCTTATGAACCCTCGTGGCCGGAAATATATTCAACATTGGAATCTGAAATTAAGAATAAATTAGGTTCGAATCTACTAAAAATTGATCATGTGGGTTCTACGGCAGTACCTGGCTTAGCCGCTAAACCTGTTATTGATATTGATCTGACGGTTGCTGATGCTGCTGATGAAAAAACATATGTATTAGCGCTTGAAAGTCTTGGGTATAGACTAATTGTTCGTGAGCCCCGCTTCCATGGTCATCGTCTTTTCCATTATGATAATCCGAGAGTTAATCTGCATGTTTTTACTCGGGATACCCCTGAAACAGCCCGGCACTTGCTTTTCCGTGATTGGCTTAGACAGTCTGAGAAGGACTGCAAGATTTATGCGGATGCCAAATTTGAGGCAATTAAAGATTGCAGCTTAGATATTCAGAAATAA
- a CDS encoding tyrosine-type recombinase/integrase, whose protein sequence is MKTAATYTHRPWNKGKLVGQKAPLRLRDIWVIRVRLQIAEKSRDLALFNLAIDSKLRACDLTKLRVRDVAHGENVSSRAIVMQQKTQHPVQFEITEQTRLALVAWMHPANLRSEDCLFPSRLHGSDHLSTRQYARIVKAWVTAIGLGPAMYGTHTMRRTKASLIYRRTKNRRAVQLLLGHTKLESTVRYLGIEVDDALEMAEQTEV, encoded by the coding sequence ATGAAAACCGCTGCTACCTACACCCATCGCCCATGGAACAAGGGAAAGCTAGTCGGGCAGAAAGCCCCGCTCCGACTCAGAGATATCTGGGTCATCCGGGTAAGGCTCCAGATCGCGGAGAAATCTAGGGATCTGGCGTTGTTCAACTTGGCCATCGACAGCAAGCTGCGAGCCTGCGACTTAACCAAGCTTCGTGTACGGGACGTAGCCCATGGAGAGAATGTGTCGTCACGAGCGATCGTGATGCAGCAGAAAACTCAACATCCGGTGCAATTTGAGATCACGGAGCAAACCCGTTTGGCTTTGGTAGCCTGGATGCATCCGGCTAACCTCCGTAGCGAGGACTGTCTGTTTCCGAGTCGGCTACACGGTTCAGATCATCTCTCCACCAGACAATACGCTCGAATAGTGAAAGCTTGGGTGACAGCCATTGGCCTTGGCCCAGCCATGTACGGCACTCACACGATGCGGCGCACGAAGGCCTCCTTGATCTATCGCAGAACGAAGAATCGAAGGGCAGTCCAACTCCTGCTTGGCCACACGAAGCTTGAGAGCACCGTCAGATATCTGGGGATTGAGGTCGACGATGCCTTGGAGATGGCGGAGCAGACTGAGGTCTGA
- a CDS encoding cytochrome D1 domain-containing protein, with translation MMTTVKNLLLAAVQIGLLAWTGATFATDKIYMANEGADTVNVLDAASLKTLGRVQVGKMPHNVQVSPDGKFVWVTNMGEAATAAHMDMAKGMHAEKGKPGAVWVIDSRTDAVVAKVPVGVHPAHVVISPDGRLAYITNSGDNTISVIETSTHSQVATIPVGKFPHGLRFSPDGKEVYVADLKGGAVSVIDTASQKEVSQVTVGNQPAQVGFTPDGRLAFVSLSGENAVAVIDPATRKVIRKIDVGTVPIQLYATPDSRTLVVANQGARDKPGHTASVIDLETFKVAKAVETGAGAHGVVVDREGRYAYVTNSFANSVSMIDVKERKVIKTVPVDKGPNGISMTP, from the coding sequence ATGATGACAACAGTTAAGAACTTGCTTTTGGCTGCGGTGCAAATTGGTTTGCTGGCCTGGACGGGCGCCACCTTCGCCACCGACAAAATCTATATGGCCAATGAAGGGGCCGACACGGTCAACGTGCTGGACGCTGCATCGTTGAAAACGCTGGGACGCGTGCAAGTTGGCAAAATGCCCCACAACGTACAGGTTTCGCCCGACGGCAAATTTGTCTGGGTGACCAATATGGGTGAGGCCGCCACTGCTGCACATATGGATATGGCCAAGGGCATGCATGCTGAAAAAGGCAAACCCGGTGCTGTATGGGTTATCGATAGCCGTACTGACGCGGTGGTCGCCAAGGTACCGGTAGGTGTACACCCGGCCCATGTCGTGATCTCCCCCGATGGCCGCCTCGCTTACATCACCAATAGCGGTGACAACACTATCAGTGTGATCGAAACATCGACACACAGCCAGGTAGCGACGATTCCGGTCGGCAAGTTCCCCCATGGTCTTCGGTTCAGCCCGGACGGCAAGGAAGTCTACGTCGCCGACCTCAAAGGTGGCGCCGTGTCGGTAATCGACACAGCCAGCCAGAAAGAGGTCTCGCAGGTGACCGTCGGCAACCAGCCGGCGCAGGTCGGGTTCACCCCGGACGGACGTCTTGCCTTCGTCTCGCTGTCGGGGGAAAACGCAGTCGCTGTGATCGACCCTGCCACACGCAAGGTAATTCGCAAAATTGATGTCGGTACTGTTCCTATCCAACTGTATGCAACGCCAGACTCACGCACCCTGGTGGTGGCCAACCAAGGCGCACGTGACAAGCCCGGGCACACGGCCAGCGTGATTGACCTGGAGACTTTCAAGGTGGCCAAGGCAGTTGAGACCGGCGCTGGCGCCCACGGTGTCGTCGTTGACCGAGAAGGACGTTATGCCTACGTGACCAACTCTTTCGCCAACTCGGTTTCGATGATCGATGTGAAAGAGCGCAAGGTGATCAAGACCGTCCCTGTAGACAAAGGTCCGAACGGCATCAGCATGACGCCTTGA
- a CDS encoding shikimate 5-dehydrogenase: protein MAHVPSKDTVLCISLAGRPGTFGVRFHNHLYQQLGLDYYYKAMTTQDLPAAVGGIRALGIRGCGVSMPFKEACMALVDEIDPSAAAIESINTIVNDAGRLKAYNTDYLAVRQLLEQHRVDPGTAFALRGSGGMAKAVASALRDAGFAQGTIVARNEQAGRQLADSCGYRWLAELGDLCPPMLINVTPIGMAGGIEAEQLAFGLEAISAAQMVFDVVAMPARTPLIIEAQTQGKAVITGLEVIALQALEQFVLYTGVRPTAEQVAQAVAYARA from the coding sequence ATGGCCCATGTTCCCAGCAAAGACACTGTGTTGTGCATTTCGCTGGCCGGTCGTCCCGGTACCTTTGGTGTACGTTTTCACAATCACCTGTACCAGCAACTGGGTCTTGATTACTACTACAAGGCCATGACCACGCAAGATCTGCCAGCGGCAGTTGGCGGCATACGCGCCTTGGGCATTCGCGGTTGTGGTGTGTCGATGCCTTTTAAAGAAGCCTGTATGGCCCTGGTCGATGAGATCGACCCGTCGGCCGCGGCTATCGAGTCGATCAACACCATCGTCAACGACGCCGGTAGGCTCAAGGCCTATAACACTGATTACCTGGCCGTGCGCCAATTGCTCGAGCAGCATCGCGTGGATCCGGGTACCGCCTTTGCGTTGCGTGGCAGCGGCGGTATGGCCAAGGCAGTGGCCAGCGCCTTGCGCGATGCAGGATTTGCCCAAGGCACCATCGTTGCGCGCAATGAGCAGGCGGGTCGCCAGTTGGCCGACAGCTGCGGCTACCGTTGGCTGGCGGAGCTGGGAGATTTGTGCCCTCCGATGCTGATCAATGTGACGCCGATCGGCATGGCGGGCGGCATCGAGGCCGAGCAACTGGCGTTTGGCCTTGAGGCGATCTCGGCGGCGCAGATGGTGTTCGATGTCGTGGCGATGCCGGCGCGTACGCCGCTGATCATCGAGGCCCAGACGCAGGGCAAAGCGGTAATTACCGGGCTGGAAGTGATTGCCCTGCAAGCACTGGAGCAGTTCGTACTGTACACCGGTGTGCGGCCGACGGCTGAGCAGGTAGCGCAGGCAGTGGCCTACGCCAGAGCGTAG
- a CDS encoding YceH family protein: MSDDQQSPSEARFNSTEIRVLGSLIEKQATSPETYPLTLNALVLACNQKTSREPVMNLSQGQVGQALRALEGQGLTRLQMGSRADRWEHRVDKALELVPAQVTLLGLMFLRGPQTVNELLTRSSRMHEFEDSEQVLHQLERLIARGFALHLPRQAGQREDRYTHALGDPAEIEVILAARQQGPERSAGGAVSLERIEALEARIAALEERLAQLE, from the coding sequence ATGTCCGACGATCAGCAATCCCCTTCCGAAGCCCGCTTCAACAGCACCGAGATCCGCGTACTTGGCTCACTGATCGAAAAACAAGCCACCAGCCCGGAAACCTACCCGCTGACCTTGAACGCCCTGGTGCTGGCCTGTAATCAGAAAACCAGCCGTGAACCGGTGATGAACCTGAGCCAAGGCCAAGTCGGCCAGGCCCTGCGCGCCCTTGAAGGCCAAGGCCTGACGCGCTTGCAGATGGGCAGCCGCGCAGACCGCTGGGAGCACCGCGTGGACAAGGCCCTGGAACTGGTGCCAGCGCAAGTCACCTTATTGGGACTGATGTTCCTGCGCGGTCCGCAGACGGTGAACGAACTGCTGACCCGCAGCAGCCGCATGCATGAATTCGAGGACAGCGAACAAGTGCTGCATCAGCTTGAGCGCCTGATTGCCCGAGGCTTTGCCTTGCACCTGCCGCGCCAGGCAGGCCAGCGCGAAGACCGTTACACCCATGCCCTGGGTGATCCTGCCGAGATCGAGGTCATTCTTGCTGCACGCCAACAAGGGCCGGAACGCAGCGCAGGTGGCGCAGTATCACTCGAGCGCATCGAGGCACTTGAAGCACGAATTGCCGCGCTGGAAGAGCGGCTGGCGCAATTGGAATAA